The sequence below is a genomic window from Cloacibacillus sp..
CGACCGCTATCGCGGGGTGGGCAAAGCCATTCTGGCGCAGAAAAATGACGTAGGCCGCGCCTAGGCGCATCGCGGCCTCGGGGCGCATCATACCGTTGTTTGCAATGTCCCTTACGCCGTCGGTCCCGAAAAATTGTCTTTTCTTCTCCGCTTTGGAATTATTCAAAGAGGCTCACTCCTATAATAGAATATAAAGATTTTTTATTTATCCGCCGCGCTCAAAATATGACAAGCGCGCCGCCGTCCGTCAGTCTATGACCGACGCCGCTATCTGCTCCGGTTCTATCTTCACTATCTGGAAATTTCTTTTTAAGTTTTTGACAAGCACGGGAAGCTGCGCCTGCTTTGAAACGATGTTTGAAACGTCTATGTAGAGTTCGCAGGGAGCGTGCGCCCCTGTGAGCCCGTCGATGTCAAGTACGGGGCCTTCAACTGAGACTGAGACGCTCTGCGGCGCAAGCCGCCATTCTTTGCCGACATCCTCGCCCTCTACCATAAGCGGCACGTTGACAAAGGTCTTTACGCCCATTTTCTTTGAAAGTTTTATCTCAACGCGCGCTCGGTCTGTGCCGGTTATCTCAACGTCCGGGTCAAGCTTCGCCGGCTGCATCGGTATCATGAGCTGTATGTTTTGGTCAAGCCCCGATATGTCGACGGGAGGCAGGGCAAGCGACTGCATTTTTCGGACTGCGGCGCTTCTGCCCCGTATCGAGACGCTGTCGGGAATGACCTTGATCGACTCGACCTGAAGGCCCTCCTGCGGCTGCCCTACGACGGAGACTTTGACAGGTATGCGTTCTCCGGCTATCTCGTTTTCAAAAACTACTTTGGCCTTCGTCTCCGACGGAGTTATTGTAAGACGTCCCTTCGCGCTCTCTCCGGCGAAGGTCGTGGCGGCTCCGCGTAATATTATAGGCGCCGTCACGGAGCCGTTTTTGTCGAGCCTGTCAAGCGCTATGGCCGCTTCAAGGCTCTGTATCGCCATGACGTCGCTTTCTGGGCCGCTTATGACGGCCTTTGACGGTGAAAGGTCTATTGAACCTATGACCGTGCCGTCCGGCGGCAGGCCTTCGGGCATCGGCGTCAGCGTCAGCGTGCGTTCAACGTGTCTGTATATCTCGACTTCGGCCATTGAGGGCTGCCAGCTGCGCAGGCGCGCGAACGACGGCACCTCTATGCGTATCGGCAGATTATATTTCCCTGGCTGCATCTCCGCCAGGCTGACCTCGGCCACGATGTCGGAGGGGCCGACGCTTGAAAGCGTGTTTATCCTGCCTACGACTTTGACCTCGACGCGCCGGTCTTTCGTATAGTAAGAGACGCCCTTCGGAAGGTTCGTATATTTTATCTCCGCAGTGATGGTGCGCGCTGCGTCGGAATTTCCGTCAAGCGCAACGAACGACCAAAGGAATATCGACATGAAGAGAGAGACTCCGCCCAGAAAAAGTTTCGACTGAAGGAACGACTCTCCCTTATAGTTGAAGCTGCCGCTCGCCTCAGAGATTTTTTTATCGAACTCTTTAAATTTTTTCGTAAAAGAGGAGAGGCCGAATTTACGCATTTCTATCACTCCCCGCCCATTGCTGCTGTATCTCTTCGCGCAGCCGCTCCATAAAGTTCGTCTCTTTTTTCTCGTAGCTGAAGTAGTGGCTGCATATCCTAAGCAGCTGCTCTTCGCTGAGCGGCTTTGAGAAATGCCCCGCTACCGCCGCGCGGACTTCGCCGCGCTCCTCGGAGACTATTAGCGCTATCGCGTCGGACATCTCCGTGACGCCGAGCGCCGCGCGGTGACGCGTGCCGAACCATCTTGAAAGGTCCGTCTTTTCCGTGAGCGGCAGATAGCAGCCCGCGGATATTATACATTTTTGATCCATGACGACGGCGCCGTCGTGAAGCGGCGTGCCGGGCCAGAAGATGGAGACCAGCAGCTCTTCCGTGATGTCGGCCTGTAGAAGCACCGCGGTCCTCCAGACCTCTTTAAGGCTCGTGTCGCGCTGAAGCACGCAGAGCGCGCCTATGCGCTGGGTGCTGCAATAGATGAGGGCCTTTGTAAGCTGGTCGGCGCGCGTGTCTATCTCCTGCTCGTCGCGGCCCACCTTCCATAGATGGCCCTTGCCGAGCTCTTCGAGCATGTGGCGCAGCTCCGGCTGAAAAAGTATCGGAATGACTATTATAAAGGCGCCGAGCATTTTTTCGATGATCCATGAGAGGCTGCGCAGCTCCAGAATGTTCGCAACGGCCCCGATGAGGCCTATGATGAGCACGCCGCGTATGAGCTGCATCGCGCGCGTTCCAACGAGCAGCATGAGCACCCTGAAGATAAGGAAGGAAACTATCAGTATGTCTAAAAAATCCTGCCAGCGCAGGTCAAAAAAAGCCAACAGAGCACTCCTCCCTTCTTGTCCCGCTCGCGACTGGAACCAGCGGCGCGGCGCAGAGGCCGCACCGCGTTTTAATGATACTCGTTATTGCCGGCAAAGGCAATCAGAGGCCGTCTACTGCCCGCGCACCTTTCGCAAAAAAGAGAGGTTGCCCTCGTCGCCTATGCCCTCTTTGGGCGTTTCAAGGATCGTAGGCACTTTCGCAAAACGCTCGTCGTTCATAAGCAGCGCGAAGGGCTGAAAACCTATCTCCCCGTCTCCCAGATGCGTGTGGCGGTCAAGGTTCGAGCCGCGCTCCGCTTTACTGTCGTTCAAATGCCAGCAGAGGACGTTGTCGGTGCCGATATGCTTGTCGACGGCTGCGACAAAACGTTCGTAGGCTTCGGGAGAACGCAGGTCGTAGCCCGCGGCGAATACATGACAGGTGTCCACGCAGAAGGCAAGCCGTTCGTCGTAGTCCATTTGCTCCTGTATCTCCCTGAAGTGTTCAAGCTCCGCCCCTATTACGCTCCCCTGCCCAGCCATCGTTTCAAGCAGTATCCGGCATCCGCAGGCCGATGTTTCGTCAAAGAGCCGTGCAAGCGACTCCGTTATGTTTTTTATAGCGGCCGCCTCCGTGGCGCCCTTTGCGTACCCCGGGTGCAGAACGATGTCGTCGATGCCGAGCTGATGGCAGCGCTCTACCTCCTCGCGTATCGCGTTTCTGCTCTTTTCGAGGATCTCAGCCTCCGAAGAGGCGAGGTTTATCAGGTACGAGGCGTGCGAGACGACGCATTTTACCGACGACATCCGCCAGGCGCGGAAGAAATCTTCCGCCTCCTGCAAAGTTATCGGCTTGTTCTGCCACTGGCGGTGGCTGCGCGTAAATATCTGCATGGATTCGCAGCCCAGCGCCTCCGCGCGCGCGAAGGCCTTGTCGAGGCCACCCGCGACAGATACGTGCGTCCCGATAAGGGCCATCAGACGGCCCTGCCCATATAGACCCTGCCGCTCACCCCGTCGATCGTAAGCATCACGCCGTCTTCGACCTTATCCATTATTCCGCGCACTCCCGTGATGAACGGCACGCCGCGGTCAAGCGCTATGACGCCCGCGTGCGTGGTGAGGCCGGCCTCCTCTGTGATGACGCCGCCCGCCTTTTCAAGCGCCGGGATATATTCCCTGCCGCTCTTTTTTATGACGAGTATCTTATCCGGCGCAGCCTTCAAAAGAGCCTCCTCCGGCGTGAAGGCCTTCACCGCTTCCGCCGTGAGCCTCCTGCGTCCGAGTGAGAGGCCGTTGCCGACTACGTTGCCTATGCGCCAGACGTTGAGCATGTTTGTGCTGCCCGGCTCGCCTAGCGGCACGCCAGAGGTGATGACGATGTTGTCGCCGGTGCGCGCAAGCCCCTCCTGCGTCACGAGCGTGACGGCGTTCGTCACTGATTTTTCAAGTTCGCCCGTCATCGGGCATATAAAGGGCTGGACCCCCCACACGAGCGCAAGCTGCCTCCATGTAGAAAGGTTCGGCGTCGCCGCTATTATCGGACAGGGCGGGCGGTACTTGCTGACCATGCGCGCCGTGCCTCCGGTGGAGGTGAGCGAAAGTATCGCGACCGCCCCTACCTCTTTTGCTATGTCGCGCGCCGCGTGGCTTACCGCGTCCGCCGTCTCGCAGACTGCGGGCGTCGCGCGCGGCTTCCTGCGCCACAGCTCGCGGTCGCGCTCGGTGCGCATGATTATTTTATTCATAGTGCGCACCGCCTCTACGGGATATTTTCCGCCCGCCGTCTCGCCAGAGAGCATGACCGCGTCCGCGCCGTCGATGACGGCGTTTGCCACGTCGTTTGCCTCAGCTCGTGTGGGGCGCGGGTTTCGTATCATTGAGTCGAGCATCTGCGTAGCCACTATGACGGGCTTGCCCTGAGCGCGGCATTTTTCTATTATCTCTTTCTGGACCATCGGGACGTCTTCGGTGTTCATCTCAACGCCCAGGTCTCCGCGCGCCACCATCATGCCGTCAACGACGTCAAGTATCTCGTCTATGTTGTCGACGGACTGTCGCGTCTCCATCTTTGCGATTATCTTAGCCGACGCGCCCGCCTCTTCAAGTATCCGGCGCACCTCGATTATGTCCTCCTTGTTTCTAACAAAGGAGACGGCGACGTAGTCTACGTTGTGCAGAGCGCCCCAGCGAAGGTCCGCGATATCCTTCTCGGTGAGCGTCGGCACGGAAAGATCCGCGCCAGGGACGTTGACGCCCTTGTGCTCGCCAAGCTCGCCGCCTACGATGACGCGGCACTTGACTCCATCAGCCGACGTTTCAAGCACTTCGAGGTTTATCGCGCCGTCGTCGATGAAAATATTCTGACCTGCGCTCACCTCGCGCGCAAGCGGCGGGTAGTCTATGTAGACGCCGTTTTCATCGCCGGTTTTTTTATCAAAAAACAGCGTGAAGTCCGTGTCGGCTGCAAGCATGATCTTCCCGTGCCCCGGCAGTTCTCCGGTGCGTATCTCGGGGCCCTTTGTGTCAAGCAGCACCGCTATGGGCTGCTGACGCTCCTGCTCCACCGCGCGGACGTTCGCTATCGTTTTTCCGTGCGACTCATGGTCTCCGTGGCTGAAGTTCAGCCGCGCCACATTCATGCCGGCCTCCGCTATGGCGTATAGCGTGTCGTGATCCCAGCAGGCCGGGCCTATGGTGCATGTTATCTTTACACTGCGTTCCAGTTTTTCCATTTTATCTCTTTGATTTCCTCATCTTCCACTTTCGA
It includes:
- a CDS encoding CdaR family protein; the protein is MRKFGLSSFTKKFKEFDKKISEASGSFNYKGESFLQSKLFLGGVSLFMSIFLWSFVALDGNSDAARTITAEIKYTNLPKGVSYYTKDRRVEVKVVGRINTLSSVGPSDIVAEVSLAEMQPGKYNLPIRIEVPSFARLRSWQPSMAEVEIYRHVERTLTLTPMPEGLPPDGTVIGSIDLSPSKAVISGPESDVMAIQSLEAAIALDRLDKNGSVTAPIILRGAATTFAGESAKGRLTITPSETKAKVVFENEIAGERIPVKVSVVGQPQEGLQVESIKVIPDSVSIRGRSAAVRKMQSLALPPVDISGLDQNIQLMIPMQPAKLDPDVEITGTDRARVEIKLSKKMGVKTFVNVPLMVEGEDVGKEWRLAPQSVSVSVEGPVLDIDGLTGAHAPCELYIDVSNIVSKQAQLPVLVKNLKRNFQIVKIEPEQIAASVID
- the cdaA gene encoding diadenylate cyclase CdaA, yielding MAFFDLRWQDFLDILIVSFLIFRVLMLLVGTRAMQLIRGVLIIGLIGAVANILELRSLSWIIEKMLGAFIIVIPILFQPELRHMLEELGKGHLWKVGRDEQEIDTRADQLTKALIYCSTQRIGALCVLQRDTSLKEVWRTAVLLQADITEELLVSIFWPGTPLHDGAVVMDQKCIISAGCYLPLTEKTDLSRWFGTRHRAALGVTEMSDAIALIVSEERGEVRAAVAGHFSKPLSEEQLLRICSHYFSYEKKETNFMERLREEIQQQWAGSDRNA
- a CDS encoding deoxyribonuclease IV, with translation MALIGTHVSVAGGLDKAFARAEALGCESMQIFTRSHRQWQNKPITLQEAEDFFRAWRMSSVKCVVSHASYLINLASSEAEILEKSRNAIREEVERCHQLGIDDIVLHPGYAKGATEAAAIKNITESLARLFDETSACGCRILLETMAGQGSVIGAELEHFREIQEQMDYDERLAFCVDTCHVFAAGYDLRSPEAYERFVAAVDKHIGTDNVLCWHLNDSKAERGSNLDRHTHLGDGEIGFQPFALLMNDERFAKVPTILETPKEGIGDEGNLSFLRKVRGQ
- the pyk gene encoding pyruvate kinase, producing the protein MEKLERSVKITCTIGPACWDHDTLYAIAEAGMNVARLNFSHGDHESHGKTIANVRAVEQERQQPIAVLLDTKGPEIRTGELPGHGKIMLAADTDFTLFFDKKTGDENGVYIDYPPLAREVSAGQNIFIDDGAINLEVLETSADGVKCRVIVGGELGEHKGVNVPGADLSVPTLTEKDIADLRWGALHNVDYVAVSFVRNKEDIIEVRRILEEAGASAKIIAKMETRQSVDNIDEILDVVDGMMVARGDLGVEMNTEDVPMVQKEIIEKCRAQGKPVIVATQMLDSMIRNPRPTRAEANDVANAVIDGADAVMLSGETAGGKYPVEAVRTMNKIIMRTERDRELWRRKPRATPAVCETADAVSHAARDIAKEVGAVAILSLTSTGGTARMVSKYRPPCPIIAATPNLSTWRQLALVWGVQPFICPMTGELEKSVTNAVTLVTQEGLARTGDNIVITSGVPLGEPGSTNMLNVWRIGNVVGNGLSLGRRRLTAEAVKAFTPEEALLKAAPDKILVIKKSGREYIPALEKAGGVITEEAGLTTHAGVIALDRGVPFITGVRGIMDKVEDGVMLTIDGVSGRVYMGRAV